Proteins from a single region of Candidatus Puniceispirillum marinum IMCC1322:
- a CDS encoding cobyrinate a,c-diamide synthase, whose amino-acid sequence MACSGFVVSGLSSGSGKTVITLGLLNAFRKAGVAIAAAKSGPDYIDSAFLKAAAGQAAINLDSHAMTPTLIDSLLHRHIARHHAKTLIVEGVMGLFDGTHNGRGSTADLACHLDLPVILVIDVRNTAQNAAALAAGLDHILRQHAKQRYSGASGTHIAGLILNHVASARHHTLIAEAMSHYDIPMLGSIPTTADIDVPSRHLGLVQAADLAASGRLDSVIDAATKLVETHLDLNLIQKLATPLSLQATSQTALGAPAQHIAIASDAAFGFSYSHIIDEWASSGATISPFSPLNDEAPHVDAGFVYIPGGYPELHLQKLSTATQFMAGLQQMASRNVPIYGECGGFMVLGDAIVDADGNRFAMAGLLELETSFAKRKLHLGYRTLTTKQAGLWNNKLASTLMAHEFHYTTATRMAGEALFDAKDAASNDVGTMGLIKGSVTGSYAHIIAAIEA is encoded by the coding sequence ATGGCGTGCTCAGGCTTTGTTGTTAGCGGTTTGTCATCAGGCAGTGGCAAAACTGTCATTACCCTTGGCCTGTTAAATGCGTTTCGGAAAGCAGGTGTCGCGATTGCTGCGGCAAAATCTGGCCCTGATTATATTGATAGCGCCTTTTTAAAAGCCGCAGCCGGTCAGGCAGCGATCAATCTTGATAGTCACGCCATGACACCGACATTGATTGACAGTCTGCTCCACAGGCATATCGCACGCCACCATGCCAAAACATTGATTGTCGAGGGGGTGATGGGGCTGTTTGACGGCACGCATAATGGCCGTGGTAGTACGGCTGATCTAGCCTGTCATCTGGATCTGCCGGTTATCCTTGTCATTGATGTCCGCAATACGGCGCAAAACGCTGCTGCACTAGCCGCCGGACTTGATCATATTCTGCGCCAGCATGCAAAACAGCGCTACTCAGGCGCATCAGGCACACATATCGCTGGCCTTATATTAAATCATGTGGCGTCAGCACGTCATCATACACTGATCGCCGAAGCCATGTCACATTATGACATTCCCATGCTTGGCAGCATCCCGACAACGGCTGATATTGATGTGCCATCTCGCCATCTTGGCCTTGTTCAAGCTGCCGATCTGGCCGCATCCGGTCGCCTAGATAGCGTGATTGACGCGGCGACAAAGCTGGTCGAAACGCATCTTGACCTGAACCTTATTCAGAAACTTGCTACGCCGCTTTCATTACAAGCTACATCACAAACGGCACTTGGTGCCCCCGCCCAGCATATTGCCATTGCGTCTGATGCGGCCTTTGGCTTTAGCTACAGCCATATCATCGATGAATGGGCATCATCAGGTGCTACAATATCACCCTTTTCACCGTTGAATGATGAAGCACCGCATGTTGATGCCGGATTTGTCTATATACCGGGGGGGTATCCCGAACTGCATTTGCAAAAATTAAGCACCGCCACTCAATTCATGGCTGGGCTTCAACAGATGGCTAGCCGAAACGTGCCCATATATGGCGAATGCGGTGGCTTTATGGTTTTGGGTGATGCTATCGTTGATGCCGATGGCAATCGCTTTGCCATGGCCGGCCTACTGGAGCTGGAAACCAGTTTTGCCAAACGCAAACTTCATCTTGGCTACAGAACACTGACCACCAAACAGGCAGGATTGTGGAACAATAAACTTGCCTCCACCCTGATGGCGCATGAATTTCATTATACAACAGCAACCAGAATGGCTGGTGAAGCACTGTTTGATGCCAAAGATGCCGCGTCTAACGATGTCGGCACTATGGGGCTTATTAAGGGAAGCGTTACTGGCTCATACGCGCATATTATCGCCGCCATCGAGGCTTAG
- the cobM gene encoding precorrin-4 C(11)-methyltransferase, whose translation MTVHFIGAGPGDPELITVRGLRLIESCQVCLYAGSLVPEAVVASAPADARVIDTASLTLDEILAEITAAHDKGMDVARVHSGDPSLYGAIAEQIRRLKVLGIDYDITPGVSAYAAAAAALGIELTIPEVSQSLILTRTAMKSSAMPKGEELTSLGRTGATLAIHLSVRNLRQIERDLTPFYGAECPVIIAYRVGWPDEAYIHTDLAHMHKAAQAQKITRTALIFVGKSLVQDIDFRDSALYDADHVHVLRPKKDNAKQK comes from the coding sequence ATGACTGTTCACTTCATTGGTGCCGGACCTGGTGACCCTGAATTAATTACCGTTCGGGGTTTGCGTCTGATCGAAAGCTGTCAGGTCTGTCTTTATGCCGGATCTTTGGTGCCCGAGGCTGTCGTGGCATCAGCCCCGGCTGATGCGCGTGTTATTGATACGGCTTCCCTGACGCTTGATGAAATTCTGGCCGAAATTACCGCCGCGCATGACAAGGGTATGGATGTGGCGCGTGTTCATTCGGGTGATCCGTCACTATATGGCGCAATTGCTGAACAAATAAGGCGGCTAAAGGTGCTTGGCATTGATTATGACATCACCCCCGGCGTGTCGGCTTATGCGGCGGCGGCGGCGGCGCTTGGTATTGAATTAACCATCCCTGAGGTCAGCCAGAGCCTTATCCTGACCCGCACAGCGATGAAATCCTCGGCCATGCCCAAAGGCGAAGAACTGACAAGTCTTGGCCGCACGGGAGCCACTTTGGCAATTCATTTATCCGTCCGCAATTTGCGCCAGATAGAACGGGATTTGACACCCTTTTATGGGGCTGAATGTCCGGTCATCATTGCTTATCGTGTTGGCTGGCCTGATGAGGCATATATCCACACTGATTTGGCACATATGCACAAAGCCGCACAGGCGCAAAAAATCACCCGTACAGCGTTGATATTTGTTGGCAAAAGTCTTGTTCAGGACATTGATTTTCGTGATAGCGCCTTATACGACGCAGATCATGTCCATGTCTTGCGGCCCAAAAAGGACAACGCAAAGCAAAAATAA